Proteins co-encoded in one Holophagales bacterium genomic window:
- a CDS encoding RDD family protein, whose amino-acid sequence MTTAESYVESVLARLPRSTPLREQIAMELKGHIAERLGNGGPLEEILRQLGDPARLAESYLGAVPLVSAPLGRRVVAKLVDAGVVLGAAGSLSILADRVGLFGGRDVVFVVAFGVSALAFFAYTVWAEYRYGATVGKSLAGLRVVRESGASIGLGQAVVRQLPHLLSLSVIDVVFALFTEKKQRAFEVLSRSRVVVR is encoded by the coding sequence ATGACGACCGCCGAGAGCTACGTCGAGAGCGTCCTCGCTCGCCTGCCGAGATCGACGCCCCTGAGGGAGCAGATCGCGATGGAGCTGAAGGGACACATCGCCGAACGTCTCGGCAACGGGGGTCCCCTCGAGGAGATCCTCCGTCAGCTCGGCGACCCTGCTCGCCTCGCGGAGTCGTACCTCGGCGCCGTTCCGCTCGTGAGCGCGCCGCTCGGACGGCGGGTGGTTGCGAAGCTCGTCGACGCCGGGGTCGTCCTCGGCGCCGCCGGCTCGCTCTCGATCCTCGCGGACCGGGTCGGGCTCTTCGGCGGCAGGGACGTCGTGTTCGTGGTCGCCTTCGGCGTCTCGGCCCTGGCATTCTTCGCCTACACCGTATGGGCCGAGTACCGGTATGGAGCCACCGTCGGCAAGTCGCTCGCGGGCCTGAGAGTCGTGAGGGAATCGGGAGCGTCCATCGGCCTCGGACAGGCCGTGGTCCGCCAGCTTCCCCACCTGCTCTCCCTCAGCGTCATCGACGTCGTCTTCGCCCTCTTCACGGAGAAGAAGCAGAGAGCGTTCGAGGTTCTCTCGCGAAGCCGCGTCGTGGTGCGCTGA
- a CDS encoding PadR family transcriptional regulator, giving the protein MERELKRGSLELIVLHLLTPGEAYGYEIVSKLTAETNGALGVTDGTLYPVLYRLERAGFVSVRWETPLRGVPRKYYRLTEPGRAELAALTREWTRFVGAMEALLRQGGKGK; this is encoded by the coding sequence ATCGAGCGCGAGCTGAAACGCGGATCTCTGGAGCTCATCGTCCTGCACCTTCTGACCCCGGGCGAGGCGTACGGCTACGAGATCGTCTCCAAGCTCACGGCCGAAACGAACGGGGCGCTCGGGGTCACGGACGGCACGCTCTACCCCGTTCTCTATCGGCTCGAACGGGCCGGCTTCGTTTCGGTCCGGTGGGAGACGCCGCTGCGGGGCGTTCCGCGGAAGTACTACCGGCTGACGGAACCGGGGCGTGCGGAGCTCGCCGCCCTGACCCGGGAGTGGACCCGGTTCGTGGGGGCGATGGAAGCACTGCTTCGCCAGGGGGGGAAGGGGAAATGA
- a CDS encoding NRDE family protein has product MCLVVLGLHAHPLYPFVVAANRDEVVTRPSAPVAYWREHDGLLAGRDLVAGGTWMGVTRSGRFAALTNVRDPRAFDPGAPTRGELVVRFLAGTDDPVTHVKTRTADVRQRNGFNLLVAGNGRLAWFSNAGGEPCEVGPGVHAVSNALLDTPWPKVRRSAAGLAGILKRHDRIDPEELFALLADRASAPDEELPETGVGLAAERLLSSAFIAAPGYGTRGTTLLLVSAAGRATFLERRFDESFRETGTARFELDFQGWKPLGRVPRPLS; this is encoded by the coding sequence GTGTGCCTCGTCGTTCTCGGGCTCCACGCCCACCCCCTCTATCCCTTCGTCGTGGCCGCGAACCGGGACGAGGTCGTTACACGTCCTTCCGCGCCCGTCGCCTACTGGCGGGAGCACGACGGCCTCCTGGCGGGACGCGACCTCGTGGCCGGAGGAACTTGGATGGGCGTGACCCGCTCCGGGCGCTTCGCGGCGCTGACGAACGTCCGCGACCCTCGGGCGTTCGATCCAGGGGCCCCGACGCGTGGTGAGCTCGTCGTCCGGTTTCTCGCGGGTACGGACGACCCGGTCACCCACGTGAAGACCCGCACTGCGGACGTGCGCCAGAGGAACGGCTTCAACCTCCTCGTGGCCGGGAACGGGCGGCTCGCCTGGTTCTCGAACGCGGGAGGGGAGCCGTGTGAAGTCGGACCCGGTGTCCACGCCGTGTCGAACGCGCTCCTCGACACGCCCTGGCCGAAGGTGCGGCGGTCGGCGGCGGGTCTCGCCGGGATTCTGAAGCGCCACGACCGGATCGACCCCGAGGAGCTCTTCGCGCTCCTCGCCGACCGGGCGTCGGCGCCGGACGAGGAGCTTCCCGAGACGGGGGTCGGGCTGGCGGCCGAGCGTCTCCTCTCGTCTGCGTTCATCGCGGCGCCGGGCTACGGCACGCGGGGGACCACGCTCCTCCTCGTGTCGGCGGCGGGCCGGGCGACCTTCCTCGAGCGACGGTTCGACGAGAGCTTCCGCGAGACGGGTACGGCCCGGTTCGAGCTCGATTTCCAGGGGTGGAAGCCGCTCGGACGGGTCCCGAGACCCTTGTCCTGA
- a CDS encoding ABC transporter permease, translating to MNSAAVALPLAVASPHRDRRDSVPARLALVAEVVRGGFLELWAHKLRSVLTLTLLMLGVFALVVLTSVIDGVVDKVQTGFAGLAWDGTAVLQARDPKTTEDQKRFAMSPGLRFDDLPRLTAPHPKVTAFLPRATKRTAVRVAGGTERAFVTGVTPDYAIFMNRPVALGRGLTADDARRRSTVAVVGATLASKLFGGADPVGRDVVIEGVPWRIVGVTAPLMIFSEELYYDANGLMVPLETYVVRIDANRTLTHLAVKLKAKTDLEEVSSALLSRARQAHHGIEDTEIKDLDAEAAKGYAQFMEEMRAWKVVVTSLAGTVLLVGGVGVLSVMLISYSSRRYEIGLRKAMGASDAEILFQFLLEALVLASLGALLGTVGGAFLCQKLSHFFPWGLVVNPLGLVSAWGVALGLALVFGLYPALRAARLSPMEAMR from the coding sequence ATGAACTCTGCCGCCGTCGCCCTCCCGCTCGCCGTTGCTTCCCCGCACCGGGACCGGCGCGACTCCGTGCCGGCCCGTCTCGCGCTCGTCGCCGAGGTCGTGAGGGGCGGCTTCCTCGAGCTCTGGGCGCACAAGCTCCGCTCGGTCCTCACGCTGACGCTCCTGATGCTCGGCGTCTTCGCGCTCGTCGTCCTGACGTCCGTCATCGACGGCGTCGTGGACAAGGTCCAGACCGGTTTCGCGGGCCTGGCCTGGGACGGCACCGCCGTCCTGCAGGCGCGCGACCCGAAGACGACCGAGGACCAGAAGCGCTTCGCGATGTCGCCGGGCCTGCGCTTCGACGACCTCCCCCGCCTCACGGCGCCTCACCCGAAGGTCACGGCGTTCCTGCCCCGCGCCACGAAGCGGACCGCCGTCCGCGTCGCGGGTGGGACGGAGCGCGCATTCGTGACGGGAGTGACCCCCGACTACGCCATCTTCATGAACCGCCCCGTCGCCCTCGGAAGGGGCCTGACCGCCGACGACGCCCGGCGCCGGAGCACCGTCGCCGTGGTCGGCGCCACGCTCGCGTCGAAGCTCTTCGGCGGCGCCGACCCCGTCGGGCGGGACGTCGTCATCGAAGGAGTCCCCTGGCGGATCGTCGGCGTCACGGCGCCGCTCATGATCTTCAGCGAGGAGCTCTACTACGACGCCAACGGCCTGATGGTCCCGCTCGAGACGTACGTCGTGCGCATCGACGCGAACCGGACGCTGACCCACCTGGCCGTCAAGCTCAAGGCGAAGACCGATCTGGAAGAGGTCAGCTCGGCCCTCCTCTCCCGCGCGCGCCAGGCGCACCACGGGATCGAGGACACCGAGATCAAGGACCTCGACGCCGAGGCGGCGAAAGGCTACGCACAGTTCATGGAGGAGATGCGCGCGTGGAAGGTCGTCGTGACCTCGCTCGCCGGGACGGTGCTCCTCGTCGGCGGCGTCGGCGTCCTCTCCGTCATGCTCATCTCCTACTCCTCGCGCCGCTACGAGATCGGCCTGAGGAAGGCGATGGGGGCCTCCGACGCGGAGATCCTCTTCCAGTTCCTCCTCGAGGCGCTCGTCCTCGCCTCGCTCGGGGCGCTCCTCGGGACCGTGGGTGGCGCCTTCCTCTGCCAGAAGCTCTCCCACTTCTTTCCGTGGGGCCTCGTGGTGAACCCGCTCGGCCTCGTCTCCGCGTGGGGCGTCGCACTCGGGCTCGCCCTCGTCTTCGGCCTCTACCCTGCCCTGCGGGCGGCCAGGCTCTCGCCGATGGAGGCGATGAGATAG
- a CDS encoding efflux RND transporter periplasmic adaptor subunit has product MKKKWILVSALGIALVGAGVVLASRNAKDKPAAAADSLPFRLGTVTAEDLQVSVREVGVVDPVTKVEVKSVVSGRVVRLNVRDGAVVKAGDVLAEVEPDVTQAQSLSEVSAGLTQAELGLKDAERQLRAQQALWDAGLVGHETLKDYVARKDVAAESLRAARARYRIVEDHGIPISSAGASQVARVASPMSGVVIKKGVELGETVTSGVSSFNAGTVLFTVADLKSLIVKVNLNEVDIAKVSVGQPVRITLDAYPQKVFAGKVRFVAPAATLVEKIKVFEIEIALDELGDAFRTGMSANVEILGDKRAKALSLPLEALQKREGATVAYVLKKDLDDKAIARAKEGLGGRAKFVWLSENWKDYFNPVPVKAGIATLERVEILAGLSTGDKVCLEDPTRKKVEKDEDN; this is encoded by the coding sequence ATGAAGAAGAAGTGGATCCTCGTCTCGGCCCTCGGAATCGCGCTCGTCGGCGCCGGCGTCGTCCTGGCCTCGCGCAACGCCAAGGACAAACCCGCCGCCGCGGCGGACAGCCTTCCCTTCCGGCTCGGGACCGTCACCGCAGAGGACCTGCAGGTGAGCGTGCGCGAGGTCGGCGTCGTCGACCCGGTGACGAAGGTCGAGGTGAAGTCGGTCGTCTCCGGCCGGGTGGTCCGCCTGAACGTCCGCGACGGCGCGGTGGTGAAGGCGGGCGACGTCCTGGCCGAAGTCGAGCCCGACGTCACCCAGGCCCAGTCGCTGTCCGAGGTTTCCGCGGGCCTGACCCAGGCCGAGCTCGGCCTGAAGGACGCCGAACGGCAGCTGCGCGCGCAGCAGGCGCTCTGGGACGCGGGCCTCGTCGGCCACGAGACGCTGAAGGACTACGTCGCGCGCAAGGACGTCGCCGCCGAGTCGCTGAGGGCCGCGAGGGCCCGCTACCGGATCGTCGAGGATCACGGCATCCCGATCTCCTCCGCGGGAGCCTCGCAGGTCGCCCGCGTGGCGAGCCCGATGTCGGGCGTCGTCATCAAGAAGGGGGTCGAGCTCGGCGAGACCGTCACCTCGGGCGTCTCCTCGTTCAACGCGGGGACGGTGCTGTTCACGGTGGCCGACCTGAAGTCGCTCATCGTGAAGGTGAACCTCAACGAAGTCGACATCGCGAAGGTCTCGGTCGGGCAGCCCGTGCGGATCACGCTCGACGCCTACCCGCAGAAGGTCTTCGCCGGCAAGGTGCGCTTCGTCGCACCGGCGGCGACACTCGTCGAGAAGATCAAGGTGTTCGAGATCGAGATCGCCCTCGACGAGCTGGGAGACGCTTTCCGGACCGGCATGAGCGCGAACGTCGAGATCCTCGGGGACAAGCGCGCCAAGGCCCTCTCCCTGCCTCTCGAAGCGCTGCAGAAGCGCGAGGGGGCGACGGTGGCCTACGTCCTGAAGAAGGACCTCGACGACAAGGCGATCGCGAGGGCGAAGGAAGGGCTCGGAGGCCGCGCCAAGTTCGTCTGGCTCTCGGAGAACTGGAAGGACTACTTCAACCCGGTCCCCGTCAAGGCCGGGATCGCCACGCTCGAGCGTGTGGAGATCCTCGCCGGGCTCTCCACCGGCGACAAGGTCTGCCTCGAGGACCCGACCCGGAAGAAGGTCGAAAAGGACGAGGACAACTGA
- a CDS encoding OmcA/MtrC family decaheme c-type cytochrome: MSLLQRGLMFVLAAGTLVLPSTNPPETRAGGRATAPVETKTESLYTPADKEFYLDENQMDFIRPGLKVTIGAVTNMAPGQKPIVELTMTDDLNQPLDRLGGTTPGVVSLRFIPATWDAATGYYDDLINSSNGNPSRDNTGVWVDLGAGKYKYTFAATMPAFDVNKPMTLACTGNRNMVDYLGKSYYVNVFKDFVPATGAAATTWAVTTTTKCNACHDPVVGHGSNYREAKTCALCHNPKDMVGELQPFDMGIWHRIHSSNLEDVGDITYPNYYLQNCEACHTPTAAQGTVYLTKPGANSCGGCHADIDFAAGVGHPAQANDSACANCHIPDSGVEFDASVKGAHVLPLESKQLKGLKADIVSVTNTAPGQNPIVTFKLYDSTGNLDPKPFGSNANVLLAGPTTDYATWPNIRESVSTATFNGTTSVYTMKWKVPDTFKGTISYSMDVRRSVTVNGVTFNEGAFNPIYNAAATGTVVPRRNVVSQAKCLACHDWLPLHGGQRLAVAECLLCHNPNSDDSSRRTAAADKVPESIQMARMIHRIHSGEELTQPYTIYGYGGTPYDFTEVLYPGDRRNCLACHTSAATANLPMPTGTLNVITQKDYFTPQGPGTAACLGCHDTRDAAAHAYLNTAVFGEACGACHGANSEWSVAVTHAR; the protein is encoded by the coding sequence ATGTCACTTCTGCAGCGCGGACTGATGTTCGTCCTGGCGGCGGGGACGCTCGTGCTCCCGTCGACCAACCCGCCCGAGACCCGAGCGGGCGGACGGGCCACGGCCCCGGTCGAGACGAAGACCGAGAGCCTCTACACCCCGGCGGACAAGGAGTTCTACCTGGACGAGAACCAGATGGACTTCATCCGTCCCGGCCTGAAGGTCACGATCGGCGCCGTCACCAACATGGCGCCCGGCCAGAAGCCGATCGTCGAGCTCACGATGACCGACGACCTCAACCAGCCGCTCGACCGCCTCGGCGGGACGACCCCGGGCGTCGTCAGCCTCCGGTTCATCCCGGCGACGTGGGACGCCGCGACGGGTTACTACGACGACCTCATCAATTCGTCGAACGGCAACCCCTCGCGTGACAACACGGGCGTGTGGGTCGACCTCGGCGCCGGCAAGTACAAGTACACGTTCGCGGCGACGATGCCGGCCTTCGACGTGAACAAGCCGATGACGCTCGCGTGCACCGGCAACCGGAACATGGTCGACTACCTCGGGAAGTCGTACTACGTGAACGTGTTCAAGGACTTCGTCCCGGCGACCGGCGCCGCGGCGACGACCTGGGCCGTCACGACGACGACGAAGTGCAATGCCTGCCACGACCCGGTCGTCGGCCACGGCAGCAACTACCGCGAGGCGAAGACCTGTGCCCTCTGCCACAACCCCAAGGACATGGTGGGAGAGCTCCAGCCGTTCGACATGGGGATCTGGCACCGGATCCACTCCTCGAACCTCGAGGACGTCGGCGACATCACCTACCCGAACTACTACCTCCAGAACTGCGAGGCCTGCCACACGCCGACGGCGGCGCAGGGGACCGTCTACCTGACGAAGCCCGGTGCCAACTCCTGCGGCGGCTGCCACGCCGACATCGACTTCGCCGCGGGCGTGGGCCACCCGGCCCAGGCCAACGACAGCGCCTGCGCGAACTGCCACATCCCCGACAGCGGCGTGGAGTTCGACGCGTCCGTCAAGGGTGCGCACGTCCTCCCGCTCGAGTCCAAGCAGCTCAAGGGTCTGAAGGCCGACATCGTCTCCGTCACCAACACGGCCCCCGGCCAGAACCCGATCGTCACGTTCAAGCTGTACGACAGCACGGGCAACCTCGACCCGAAGCCGTTCGGCTCGAACGCCAACGTCCTCCTCGCCGGCCCGACGACCGACTACGCCACGTGGCCGAACATCCGCGAGAGCGTCTCCACCGCGACGTTCAACGGCACGACCTCCGTCTACACGATGAAGTGGAAGGTCCCGGACACCTTCAAGGGCACCATCAGCTACAGCATGGACGTCCGCCGCTCCGTCACGGTCAACGGCGTCACGTTCAACGAAGGCGCCTTCAACCCGATCTACAACGCCGCTGCCACGGGCACCGTCGTCCCCCGCCGGAACGTCGTCAGCCAGGCCAAGTGCCTCGCCTGCCACGACTGGCTCCCGCTCCACGGCGGGCAGCGTCTCGCGGTGGCCGAGTGCCTCCTCTGCCACAACCCGAACAGCGACGACAGCTCGCGCCGGACCGCGGCCGCCGACAAGGTCCCCGAGTCGATCCAGATGGCGCGCATGATCCACCGGATCCACTCCGGCGAAGAGCTCACGCAGCCCTACACGATCTACGGCTACGGCGGAACCCCCTACGACTTCACGGAAGTCCTCTACCCCGGCGACCGGCGCAACTGCCTGGCGTGCCACACGTCGGCCGCGACGGCGAACCTTCCGATGCCGACGGGGACGCTGAACGTCATCACCCAGAAGGATTACTTCACGCCGCAGGGGCCCGGTACGGCCGCCTGCCTCGGCTGCCACGACACGCGTGACGCCGCGGCGCACGCGTACCTCAACACGGCGGTCTTCGGTGAGGCCTGTGGCGCGTGCCACGGCGCCAACTCCGAGTGGTCCGTCGCCGTCACCCACGCCCGCTAA
- a CDS encoding protein kinase has protein sequence MKADILRKKFFEGVSRYEWIETLGQGGVGIVYKAQDLELDEVVAIKVLSPDLAKDDEAVLARFKREINLNRKIKHPNVARMYDFGISGSYPYITMEFVPGKDLWTLIRDERRIEPARALPILRQIARGCSAIHELGIVHRDLKSQNVIVDENGAVAIVDFGLARWNLGGGFTLDSIILGTPQYMSPEQASGRPVDARTDIYSIGIIAFEALTGQLPFTGDSPIAVAMKQINDPVPDLLSKFADISAGLRAVVMKALRKDPAKRYATAADLEAELAGVEPLTTPREGAVRRSPSEDGLMAQLESALGAVILPPPPAPARPAAPSDVAPRPVQPAVTARAMPAPATPAAQRAPVASSAQPAPAAPAAPVAPAASVAVAVPADPTRPPVLLVVSAVAANRKAWSAGLGSEACRVVEATSGQDALEALVRGPIDLVVMDVALPGMDGFDVTRVIKSQPNLAALPVLLAADRLERSHYAFGIQSGANELLLKPIEPALLRERVGKMLRHRGFQLPGWAPDASAPDGAGQ, from the coding sequence ATGAAGGCCGACATCCTCCGGAAGAAGTTCTTCGAGGGAGTCTCCCGCTACGAGTGGATCGAGACGCTCGGGCAGGGTGGGGTGGGGATCGTCTACAAGGCCCAGGATCTCGAGCTGGACGAGGTCGTCGCCATCAAGGTCCTCTCGCCCGACCTCGCGAAGGACGACGAGGCCGTCCTCGCCCGGTTCAAGCGCGAGATCAACCTCAACCGGAAGATCAAGCACCCGAACGTCGCCCGAATGTACGACTTCGGGATCAGCGGGTCCTACCCCTACATCACCATGGAGTTCGTTCCGGGCAAGGACCTCTGGACGCTCATCCGCGACGAGAGGCGCATCGAGCCGGCTCGTGCCCTTCCGATCCTCCGGCAGATCGCCCGCGGCTGCTCGGCGATCCACGAGCTCGGCATCGTCCACCGCGACCTGAAGAGCCAGAACGTCATCGTCGACGAGAACGGGGCCGTCGCCATCGTCGACTTCGGCCTGGCGCGCTGGAACCTCGGAGGCGGCTTCACCCTCGACTCCATCATCCTCGGCACGCCGCAGTACATGTCGCCCGAGCAGGCGTCCGGCCGGCCCGTCGACGCCCGCACCGACATCTACTCGATCGGGATCATCGCGTTCGAGGCGCTCACGGGGCAGCTTCCGTTCACGGGCGACAGCCCGATCGCCGTGGCGATGAAGCAGATCAACGACCCGGTGCCGGACCTCCTGTCGAAGTTCGCCGACATCTCCGCGGGGCTTCGCGCCGTCGTCATGAAGGCGCTTCGGAAGGACCCCGCGAAGCGCTACGCGACCGCGGCGGACCTCGAGGCCGAGCTCGCCGGGGTCGAACCCCTGACGACGCCGAGGGAGGGGGCGGTCCGGCGCAGCCCGAGCGAAGACGGGCTGATGGCGCAGCTCGAATCCGCCCTCGGGGCGGTCATCCTGCCTCCCCCGCCCGCACCGGCGCGGCCCGCAGCGCCGTCCGACGTCGCCCCGAGGCCCGTGCAGCCGGCGGTGACCGCCAGGGCCATGCCGGCGCCCGCCACGCCGGCCGCGCAACGGGCGCCTGTCGCATCTTCCGCACAACCCGCTCCCGCCGCTCCCGCCGCTCCCGTTGCCCCCGCGGCGTCCGTTGCGGTGGCCGTCCCGGCCGATCCCACGCGTCCGCCGGTGCTCCTCGTCGTCTCGGCGGTGGCTGCGAACAGGAAGGCCTGGAGCGCCGGTCTCGGCAGCGAAGCCTGCCGGGTGGTGGAAGCCACCAGCGGTCAGGACGCGCTCGAGGCCCTCGTGAGAGGACCGATCGACCTCGTCGTCATGGACGTCGCGCTCCCGGGGATGGACGGCTTCGACGTCACGCGCGTGATCAAGTCGCAGCCGAACCTCGCGGCGCTTCCGGTTCTCCTCGCCGCCGACCGGCTCGAGCGGAGCCACTACGCCTTCGGCATCCAGTCGGGCGCCAACGAGCTCCTGCTCAAGCCGATCGAGCCGGCGCTCCTTCGGGAGCGGGTCGGAAAGATGCTGCGCCACAGGGGCTTCCAGCTCCCGGGCTGGGCGCCGGACGCGTCCGCCCCGGATGGCGCTGGGCAGTGA
- a CDS encoding ABC transporter ATP-binding protein, which translates to MSAVIETRGLTKVFGVNGNAVHALRGIDLVVERGEFVALVGPSGSGKSTLMAILGCLDSPTAGGYVLDGQPVEGLSGGALARIRNEKVGFVFQTYNLLPRATVARNVELPMLYAGIGGRERRERSLALLEKVGIPEKAGRLPAELSGGQRQRVAIARALANGPALLLADEPTGALDSKTGAEVLGLFQELHRQGHTVVLVTHDPAIAALAGRRVELYDGLVRLAEAKAA; encoded by the coding sequence ATGAGCGCCGTCATCGAGACCCGCGGCCTCACGAAGGTCTTCGGCGTGAACGGGAACGCCGTCCACGCCCTTCGCGGAATCGACCTCGTCGTCGAAAGGGGCGAGTTCGTCGCGCTCGTCGGCCCCTCGGGCTCGGGGAAGTCGACCCTCATGGCGATCCTCGGCTGCCTCGACTCCCCGACCGCCGGGGGATACGTCCTCGACGGGCAGCCCGTGGAAGGGCTCTCCGGAGGAGCCCTGGCCCGGATCCGCAACGAGAAGGTCGGCTTCGTCTTCCAGACCTACAACCTCCTGCCGCGGGCGACCGTCGCCCGCAACGTCGAGCTGCCGATGCTCTACGCCGGCATCGGCGGCCGCGAGCGGCGGGAACGCTCGCTCGCTCTCCTGGAGAAGGTCGGGATTCCGGAGAAGGCGGGCCGCCTCCCGGCGGAGCTCTCGGGTGGCCAGCGGCAGCGCGTCGCCATTGCGCGGGCCCTGGCGAACGGGCCGGCGCTCCTTCTCGCCGACGAGCCGACGGGCGCGCTCGACTCGAAGACCGGGGCCGAGGTGCTCGGCCTCTTCCAGGAGCTGCACCGGCAGGGGCACACCGTCGTCCTCGTCACGCACGACCCGGCCATCGCCGCTCTTGCCGGACGCCGGGTCGAGCTCTACGACGGTCTGGTCCGCCTCGCCGAGGCGAAGGCGGCGTGA
- a CDS encoding ABC transporter permease: protein MRFSGAFRQRVAEAWLEIRENLGRSSLQALGIMVGVASVLGGFSISDSNQRRSDERWRKLGGIERLNVQPAAAMRDGSVTALQRANLGLRNADAADGEALNSKAVHATSVQRFARARLRSPNADQERQVSGIGGDFLPLNGYEVEQGRAFSMTELASGAPVCLLGAEAASVFFPSGDAVGQTMRLGDFPVVVVGVFRELVFRWRDGEPNAMAWRNRIVAVPSALVAARMQGDRYERVDRMTFKIPELNLMEGFARDLASLLKANHRQQDDVRIDDIAARMRKRQSQGQVYNLIFMLSGILSLVGGGMVNVNIQLASLSERVREVGVRMAIGASGLEVFKAFMTEAVLLTSLGSLAGLVLGIGFSKGICMFLDIPLFLAPGSFFAAFFVASAFGVVFALFPAWKASRLSPMEALRYE, encoded by the coding sequence GTGCGTTTCTCCGGCGCCTTCCGCCAGCGGGTCGCCGAGGCCTGGCTCGAGATCCGGGAGAACCTCGGCCGCTCCTCGCTCCAGGCGCTCGGCATCATGGTCGGCGTCGCGTCGGTGCTCGGCGGATTCTCGATCTCCGACAGCAACCAGCGCCGCTCCGACGAGCGGTGGAGGAAGCTCGGCGGCATCGAGCGGCTGAACGTGCAGCCGGCGGCCGCGATGCGCGACGGCAGCGTCACGGCGCTCCAGCGGGCGAACCTCGGCCTCAGGAACGCCGACGCCGCCGATGGCGAGGCCCTGAACAGCAAGGCCGTCCACGCCACGAGCGTCCAGCGTTTCGCCCGCGCGCGCCTGCGCTCGCCGAACGCCGACCAGGAACGCCAGGTCAGCGGCATCGGAGGCGACTTCCTGCCGCTGAACGGGTACGAGGTCGAGCAGGGGCGGGCCTTCTCCATGACGGAGCTCGCCAGCGGCGCCCCCGTCTGCCTCCTCGGCGCCGAGGCGGCATCCGTCTTCTTCCCCTCGGGTGACGCCGTCGGACAGACGATGCGCCTCGGCGACTTTCCCGTCGTCGTCGTCGGCGTCTTCCGCGAGCTCGTCTTCCGCTGGAGGGACGGCGAGCCGAACGCCATGGCGTGGCGGAACAGGATCGTCGCGGTCCCCTCGGCCCTCGTCGCGGCGCGGATGCAGGGAGACCGCTACGAGCGCGTCGACCGGATGACGTTCAAGATCCCCGAGCTGAACCTGATGGAGGGCTTCGCGCGCGACCTCGCCTCGCTCCTGAAGGCGAACCACCGGCAGCAGGACGACGTGCGGATCGACGACATCGCGGCGCGCATGAGGAAACGGCAGAGCCAGGGACAGGTCTACAACCTGATCTTCATGCTCTCGGGGATCCTCTCGCTCGTGGGCGGCGGCATGGTGAACGTCAACATCCAGCTCGCGAGCCTGAGCGAGCGCGTGCGGGAGGTCGGCGTGAGGATGGCGATCGGCGCCTCGGGCCTCGAGGTCTTCAAGGCCTTCATGACCGAGGCCGTCCTGCTGACGTCTCTCGGAAGCCTCGCCGGCCTCGTGCTGGGCATCGGCTTCTCCAAGGGGATCTGCATGTTCCTCGACATCCCCCTCTTCCTCGCGCCCGGGAGCTTCTTCGCGGCGTTCTTCGTCGCGAGCGCCTTCGGCGTCGTCTTCGCCCTCTTCCCCGCCTGGAAGGCCTCCCGCCTCTCCCCCATGGAAGCATTGAGATATGAATGA